One stretch of Passer domesticus isolate bPasDom1 chromosome 2, bPasDom1.hap1, whole genome shotgun sequence DNA includes these proteins:
- the CHD4 gene encoding chromodomain-helicase-DNA-binding protein 4 isoform X3: MASGIGSPSPCSGGSDDDDMEILLNNAIPQHPEPEEEPEEELLSEADTPKIKKKKKPKKLKEPKVPKLSKRQKKELGDSSGEGNEFVEEEEEVLRSDSEGSDYTPGKKKKKKLGPKKEKKNKAKRKEEEEEEEEDDDSKEPKSSAQLLEDWGMEDIDHIFTEEDYRTLTNYKAFSQFVRPLIAAKNPKIAVSKMMMVLGAKWREFSTNNPFKGSSGASVAAAAAAAVAVVESMVTNVDAVLPQPPVDVPLRKAKTKEGKGPNARRKPKASPRIPDIKKPKTKKVAPLKIKLGGFGSKRKRSSSEDDDLDVESDFDDASINSYSVSDGSTSRSSRSRKKLKAGKKKKKGEEDSTVAVDGYETDHQDYCEVCQQGGEIILCDTCPRAYHMVCLDPDMEKAPEGKWSCPHCEKEGIQWEAKEDNSEGEEILEDVVGDAEEEDDHHMEFCRVCKDGGELLCCDACPSSYHIHCLNPPLPEIPNGEWLCPRCTCPALKGKVQKILIWKWGQPPVGPAPPRPPDADPNAPPPKPLEGRPERQFFVKWQGMSYWHCSWVSELQLELHCQVMFRNYQRKNDMDEPPSGDFGGEEEKSRKRKNKDPKYAEMEERFYRYGIKPEWMMIHRILNHSVDKKGNVHYLIKWRDLPYDQASWESEDVDIQDYDLYKQAYWNHRELMRGEEGRPGKKLKKVKMRKLERPPETPTVDPTVKYDRQPEYLDVTGGTLHPYQLEGLNWLRFSWAQGTDTILADEMGLGKTVQTAVFLYSLYKEGHSKGPFLVSAPLSTIINWEREFEMWAPDMYVVTYVGDKDSRAIIRENEFTFEDNAIRGGKKASRMKKEAAVKFHVLLTSYELITIDMAILGSIDWACLIVDEAHRLKNNQSKFFRVLNGYSLQHKLLLTGTPLQNNLEELFHLLNFLTPERFHNLEGFLEEFADIAKEDQIKKLHDMLGPHMLRRLKADVFKNMPSKTELIVRVELSPMQKKYYKYILTRNFEALNARGGGNQVSLLNVVMDLKKCCNHPYLFPVAAMEAPKMPNGMYDGSALIRASGKLLLLQKMLKNLKEGGHRVLIFSQMTKMLDLLEDFLEHEGYKYERIDGGITGNMRQEAIDRFNAPGAQQFCFLLSTRAGGLGINLATADTVIIYDSDWNPHNDIQAFSRAHRIGQNKKVMIYRFVTRASVEERITQVAKKKMMLTHLVVRPGLGSKTGSMSKQELDDILKFGTEELFKDEATEGGDNKEGEDSSVIHYDDKAIERLLDRNQDETEDTELQGMNEYLSSFKVAQYVVREEEMGEEEEVEREIIKQEESVDPDYWEKLLRHHYEQQQEDLARNLGKGKRIRKQVNYNDGSQEDRDWQDDQSDNQSDYSVASEEGDEDFDERSEAARRPSRKGLRNDKDKPLPPLLARVGGNIEVLGFNARQRKAFLNAIMRYGMPPQDAFTTQWLVRDLRGKSEKEFKAYVSLFMRHLCEPGADGAETFADGVPREGLSRQHVLTRIGVMSLIRKKVQEFEHVNGRWSMPELAEIEENKKLSQPSSPSPKTPTPSTPGDTQPNTPAPVPPPEDGVKVEEGASAKEQGEPSEPEKELSASAAETEAPMECAQPVETPPQEAKSPVNSTEADEKKVEETEVKERADEPMEVESKADVEKVEDRAATENPPDPPIITLDEKDEKKDDDKRDVVMLQNGEMLKESVDERHKKAVKQRFMFNIADGGFTELHSLWQNEERAATVTKKTYEIWHRRHDYWLLAGIINHGYARWQDIQNDPRYAILNEPFKGEMNRGNFLEIKNKFLARRFKLLEQALVIEEQLRRAAYLNMSEDPSHPSMALNTRFAEVECLAESHQHLSKESMAGNKPANAVLHKVLKQLEELLSDMKADVTRLPATIARIPPVAVRLQMSERNILSRLANRSSEPPPPPPPQQVAQQQ; encoded by the exons ATGGCTTCGGGCATTGGATCTCCATCACCGTGCTCAGGGGGcagtgatgatgatgacatggaGATCCTGTTGAACAACGCTATCCCCCAGCATCCAG AACCTGAAGAAGAGCCAGAAGAAGAGCTTCTGTCAGAGGCTGACACTCCCAAAatcaagaagaagaagaagcccAAGAAACTGAAGGAACCCAAAGTTCCCAAGCTCAGCAAGCGTCAGAAGAAGGAG ctgggGGACAGCTCTGGTGAGGGGAATGAGTTcgtggaggaagaagaagaggttCTGCGCTCTGACAGTGAGGGCAGTGATTATACCcctgggaagaagaaaaagaagaaattaggacccaagaaggaaaagaaaaacaaagccaagcgcaaggaggaggaggaagaggaggaagaagatgaTGACTCAAAG GAGCCAAAGTCatctgcccagctcctggaagaTTGGGGCATGGAGGATATTGATCACATCTTCACAGAGGAGGATTACCGCACACTCACCAACTACAAAGCTTTCAGCCAGTTTGTCAG GCCACTTATTGCAGCCAAGAACCCTAAAATAGCAGTGTCGAAGATGATGATGGTACTGGGAGCCAAATGGAGGGAGTTCAGCACCAACAACCCCTTCAAGGGAAGTTCAGGTGCatctgtggcagctgctgcagctgcagctgttgcAGTAGTCGAGAGTATGGTGACAAACGTGGATGCTGTCCTGCCGCAGCCCCCCGTAGATGTGCCACTCAGGAAAGCCAAGACAAAGGAGGGCAAAG GACCCAATGCCCGGCGGAAGCCAAAGGCCAGTCCTCGCATTCCTGATATCAAGAAACCTAAAACAAAGAAGGTGGCACCACTGAAAATCAAACTGGGAGGATTTGGTTCCAAGCGTAAAAGATCATCA AGTGAAGATGATGATCTGGATGTGGAGTCAGACTTTGATGATGCCAGCATCAACAGCTACTCTGTGTCAGATGGATCTACAAGCCGTAGTAGCCGCAGTCGCAAAAAACTCAAGgctgggaagaagaaaaagaaag GTGAGGAGGACTCCACAGTGGCTGTGGATGGCTATGAGACTGATCACCAGGACTACTGTGAGGTGTGCCAGCAGGGAGGAGAAATTATATTGTGTGATACCTGCCCTCGTGCCTACCACATGGTTTGCCTGGACCCAGACATGGAGAAAGCTCCAGAGGGCAAATGGAGCTGCCCACACTGT GAAAAAGAGGGCATTCAGTGGGAAGCAAAGGAGGATAACTCTGAAGGTGAGGAAATCCTGGAGGATGTAGTGGGGGATGCTGAGGAAGAGGATGACCACCATATGGAGTTCTGTAGAGTCTGCAAGGATGgaggagagctgctgtgctgtgatgCCTGTCCTTCGTCCTATCACATCCACTGTCTGAATCCCCCACTGCCTGAGATTCCCAATGGAGAATGGCTGTGTCCTCGCTGCACT TGCCCAGCTTTGAAAGGAAAGGTGCAGAAGATCTTGATCTGGAAATGGGGTCAGCCCCCAGTTGGCCCTGCACCACCCCGCCCACCTGATGCAGACCCTAATGCTCCACCACCGAAGCCTCTGGAGGGTCGGCCTGAAAGGCAGTTCTTTGTCAAATGGCAGGGCATGTCCTACTGGCACTGCTCCTGGGTGTCGGAGTTGCAG CTGGAGTTGCACTGCCAGGTGATGTTTCGTAACTACCAACGCAAAAATGACATGGATGAGCCGCCCTCGGGAGACTTTGGaggggaagaagagaaaagccgaaagaggaaaaacaaggaCCCCAAATACGCTGAGATGGAAGAGCGTTTCTATCGATACGGGATCAAGCCAGAGTGGATGATGATCCACAGGATCCTTAATCATAG TGTGGATAAGAAGGGGAATGTCCACTATTTGATTAAATGGAGAGACCTACCCTATGACCAGGCATCCTGGGAAAGCGAAGATGTGGATATTCAAGATTATGACCTCTACAAGCAAGCCTACTGGAATCACAG GGAGCTGATGCGAGGTGAAGAGGGCAGGCCTGGTAAGAAGTTAAAGAAAGTGAAGATGCGGAAACTGGAGAGACCCCCTGAGACTCCCACAGTAGAT CCAACAGTGAAATATGACCGGCAACCGGAGTACCTCGATGTGACAGGGGGAACTTTGCATCCCTACCAACTGGAAGGGCTGAATTGGCTGCGCTTCTCCTGGGCCCAGGGCACAGATACAATCTTGGCTGATGAAATGGGTCTGGGAAAGACTGTGCAGACAGCAGTGTTCCTGTATTCCTTATACAAAGAG GGGCACTCAAAGGGTCCCTTCTTGGTGAGTGCACCACTGTCCACAATCATCAACTGGGAACGAGAATTTGAGATGTGGGCCCCAGATATGTATGTAGTGACCTACGTCGGGGACAAAGACAGCCGGGCCATCATCCGTGAGAATGAGTTCACTTTTGAGGATAATGCCATACGTGGAGGCAAAAAAGCGTCCAGAATGAAG AAGGAGGCTGCTGTCAAGTTCCACGTGCTCCTCACCTCCTATGAACTGATCACAATTGATATGGCCATACTAGGCTCTATTGACTGGGCCTGTCTCATTGTGGATGAAGCTCACAGACTGAAGAACAACCAGTCTAAG TTCTTCCGTGTGCTGAATGGTTACTCCCTCCAGCACAAGCTGCTGCTTACGGGAACTCCCCTGCAGAACAACCTGGAAGAACTGTTCCACCTGCTGAACTTCCTGACGCCCGAGAGATTCCA TAACTTGGAGGGCTTCCTAGAAGAGTTTGCAGATATTGCCAAGGAGGATCAGATCAAGAAGCTGCACGACATGCTGGGCCCGCATATGCTGAGGCGTCTCAAGGCTGATGTTTTCAAGAATATGCCATCTAAGACTGAGCTCATTGTCAGAGTGGAGCTGAGTCCCATGCAGAA gaaatATTATAAATACATTTTGACAAGAAACTTTGAGGCACTGAATGCACGAGGTGGTGGTAACCAAGTCTCATTGCTCAATGTTGTTATGGATCTGAAGAAGTGCTGTAACCACCCCTACCTCTTCCCTGTGGCTGCTATG gaagcTCCAAAAATGCCAAATGGCATGTATGATGGTAGTGCACTTATTCGAGCCTCTGGAAAGCTGTTGCTGCTCCAGAAGATGTTAAAGAACCTGAAGGAAGGAGGTCACAGAGTGCTCATATTCTCTCAG ATGACTAAAATGTTGGACCTTCTAGAAGATTTTTTGGAACACGAAGGATACAAATATGAGCGGATTGATGGAggaatcacagggaacatgcGTCAGGAGGCTATTGATCGCTTCAATG cTCCTGGAGCTCAGCAGTTCTGCTTTCTGCTTTCAACTCGAGCTGGGGGTCTTGGTATTAACTTGGCCACAGCAGATACTGTGATTATCTATGATTCAGACTGGAACCCCCACAATGATATCCAG GCCTTCAGCCGTGCACACAGAATTGGGCAGAACAAGAAGGTGATGATATACCGCTTTGTGACAAGGGCCTCAGTGGAGGAGCGTATCActcaggtggccaagaagaAGATGATGCTGACTCACCTCGTAGTGAGACCAGGGTTGGGCTCCAAGACAGGCTCCATGTCCAAACAGGAACTTGATGACATTCTCAAATTTGGCACTGAAGAGCTCTTCAAGGATGAAGCTACTGAGGGGG GGGATAACAAGGAAGGTGAGGACAGTAGTGTCATCCACTACGATGACAAAGCAATTGAGCGTCTCTTGGATCGGAACCAGGATGAAACAGAAGATACAGAACTTCAGGGCATGAATGAATATCTCAGCTCCTTCAAGGTGGCCCAGTATGTGGTTCGTGAGGAGGAGATGGGG gaggaagaggaggttgAACGGGAAATTATTAAGCAGGAGGAATCAGTAGATCCTGATTACTGGGAGAAACTGCTCCGTCACCATTATGAGCAACAACAGGAGGATCTGGCCAGGAACCTGGGCAAGGGCAAACGTATTCGCAAGCAAGTTAACTACAACGATGGCTCACAGGAGGATAGAG aCTGGCAGGATGACCAGTCAGATAATCAGTCAGACTATTCAGTTGCTTCTGAAGAAGGGGACGAGGACTTTGATGAGAGATCTGAAG cagctcgCCGGCCTAGCCGCAAGGGCCTGAGAAATGATAAGGATAAGCCTCTGCCTCCCTTACTGGCCCGTGTGGGAGGGAACATCGAG GTGTTGGGTTTCAACGCTCGCCAGCGGAAGGCCTTCCTCAATGCTATCATGCGCTATGGAATGCCACCTCAGGATGCCTTCACCACTCAGTGGCTTGTTCGGGACCTCCGTGGCAAGTCAGAGAAAGAGTTCAA GGCCTATGTCTCGCTGTTCATGCGCCATTTATGTGAACCTGGAGCTGATGGTGCAGAGACCTTTGCAGATGGGGTCCCACGGGAAGGTCTTTCTCGACAGCACGTCCTCACTCGCATTGGGGTCATGTCACTTATACGCAAAAAG GTGCAGGAATTTGAGCATGTGAACGGCCGCTGGAGTATGCCAGAACTGGCAGAGATAGAGGAGAACAAGAAACTTTCACAGCCCAGCTCACCATCTCCCAAAACTCCAACTCCTTCAACACCAGGGGATACGCAGCCGAACACACCAGCCCCTGTTCCTCCACCTG AAGATGGAGTAAAAGTAGAAGAAGGAGCTAGTGCTAAGGAGCAAGGAGAGCCTTCTGAACCCGAGAAGGAGCTCAGtgcctctgctgctgaaacagaGGCCCCTATGGAG TGTGCTCAGCCTGTGGAGACACCACCCCAGGAAGCAAAATCCCCAGTGAACTCCACAgaagcagatgaaaaaaaagtaGAGGAAACAGAAGTGAAGGAAAGAGCAGATGAACCAATGGAAGTAGAAAGCAAAG ctgatGTGGAGAAAGTGGAAGACAGAGCAGCTACTGAAAATCCTCCTGACCCTCCTATAATCACTCTGGATGAGAAAG ATGAGAAAAAGGATGATGATAAGAGAGATGTGGTGATGCTGCAGAACGGAGAGATGCTGAAAGAGTCAGTAGATGAAAGGCACAAGAAGGCAGTAAAGCAGCGCTTCATGTTCAACATAGCAGATGGTGGTTTCACTG AGCTACACTCCCTCTGGCAGAATGAAGAGCGGGCTGCCACTGTCACCAAGAAGACCTACGAGATCTGGCATCGGCGTCACGACTACTGGCTCCTAGCTGGGATTATCAA TCATGGCTATGCCCGTTGGCAGGATATTCAGAATGATCCACGTTACGCCATCCTCAATGAACCCTTCAAGGGTGAGATGAACAGGGGTAACTTCCTGGAAATAAAGAATAAGTTTTTGGCAAGGAGATTTAAG ctcctggagcaagCGCTGGTGATCGAGGAGCAGTTGCGGCGAGCTGCCTACCTGAACATGTCCGAAGACCCATCCCACCCATCCATGGCTCTGAACACACGTTTTGCAGAGGTGGAATGCCTGGCTGAGAGCCACCAGCACCTATCCAAGGAATCGATGGCTGGGAATAAACCAGCCAATGCTGTGCTGCACAAAG TTctgaagcagctggaggagcttTTGAGTGACATGAAGGCAGATGTGACCCGTCTGCCCGCCACCATTGCCCGCATCCCCCCCGTGGCAGTGCGCCTGCAGATGTCGGAGCGCAACATCCTCAGCCGCCTGGCCAACCGCAGCAGCgagcccccgccgccgccccctccccagcaa GTGGCCCAGCAGCAGTGA